A region of Larimichthys crocea isolate SSNF chromosome X, L_crocea_2.0, whole genome shotgun sequence DNA encodes the following proteins:
- the mgat3b gene encoding beta-1,4-mannosyl-glycoprotein 4-beta-N-acetylglucosaminyltransferase isoform X3, producing MKMRRHRVFLLCTVGLCVISFLHYYKALHYVSLLRELSAPYPNIKSFIMVTGFFWREKGVSATPLSPASPEEAPPLPVLRQSDSKARIVADAAGGGGGRAGGGMDLGIGGVMVGGAGIIGNAGLQIRLREEPAPPHPWEKPEENQRGDTPNEDKAEDLLMLRNPSRPAQPARSDLPEVPLVGKEHWVVSHKDKLDDSFEVMGDLHTRTHQLQDDKTSYFVRTKAGALCFRQGTEVATPKEYSGKAGGSVANGVVEGARPGVAGLRKPLEVQQQSSIAPKAKARARGNGKRLVKCVCRPGWHGPYCGVPTMVYHSNLPTKERLTPRDTPRRVINAININHEFDLLHVRFRELAQAVDLFLVCESNFTAYGEKRPLTFLRLLLNGTYDYIRHKILYVFLDHFPEGGRQDGWIADDYLRTFLTHNGMSRVVGARSDDVFVINDADEIPAHEGLVFLKLFDGWTEPFAIHMRKSLYGFFWKQFGSLEVVSGCTVGMLRDVYDGDGIKLRRREYYTMPGFRKYENDTGHILVQWSVGSPFHFAGWHCSWCFTPEGIYFKLVSAQNGDFPRWGDYEDKRDLNYIRDLIRTGGWFDGSVQEYPPADPKEHMYAPKYMLEHSDRYHYLLENPYIKVPRHSEG from the exons ATGAAAATGCGGCGGCACAGGGTGTTCTTGCTGTGCACGGTGGGTCTGTGTGTCATCTCCTTCCTCCACTACTACAAGGCCCTTCACTACGTCTCCCTGCTGCGTGAGCTCTCCGCCCCGTACCCCAACATCAAATCCTTCATCATGGTCACAGGCTTCTTCTGGAGGGAAAAGGGTGTGTCTGCCACCCCTCTCAGCCCCGCATCCCCAGAAGAGGCTCCTCCACTACCTGTCCTCCGTCAGTCAGACAGCAAAGCTAGAATCGTGGCAGATGCTgcgggagggggaggaggaagggcaggaggagggatggaTTTGGGGATTGGGGGGGTCATGGTCGGAGGCGCTGGAATCATTGGCAACGCAGGGCTGCAGATCAGGTTGAGGGAGGAGCCGGCACCCCCTCACCCTTGGGAGAAACCAGAAGAGAACCAGCGGGGAGACACACCGAACGAG GACAAAGCTGAAGACCTCTTAATGCTGCGGAACCCCAGCCGCCCAGCACAAcctgccaggtctgaccttCCAGAGGTCCCATTGGTGGGAAAAGAGCACTGGGTGGTGTCACACAAGGATAAATTGGATGACTCCTTTGAAGTTATGGGAGACCTCCACACCCGCACTCACCAGCTTCAAGATGACAAAACCTCCTATTTTGTCCGAACCAAAGCTGGAGCCCTTTGCTTCAGGCAGGGGACAGAGGTGGCTACCCCAAAGGAGTACTCTGGGAAAGCAGGGGGGTCTGTAGCCAATGGAGTTGTCGAAGGTGCTCGACCTGGGGTTGCTGGGCTACGAAAACCTCTAGAGGTCCAGCAGCAATCCTCCATAGCTCCAAAAGCCAAGGCCAGGGCCAGGGGCAATGGGAAGCGTCtggtcaagtgtgtgtgtcggcCAGGGTGGCACGGACCTTACTGTGGGGTTCCCACAATGGTGTACCACTCCAATCTGCCCACCAAGGAGCGGCTGACGCCTAGAGACACCCCACGGAGGGTCATCAATGCCATCAACATTAACCACGAGTTTGACCTGCTGCATGTGCGCTTTCGTGAGCTTGCCCAAGCTGTTGATCTGTTCCTCGTTTGTGAATCCAACTTTACTGCCTATGGAGAGAAACGGCCTCTGAC TTTCTTGCGGCTTCTCCTCAATGGGACGTACGACTACATACGTCACAAGATCCTGTACGTGTTTCTCGACCACTTCCCAGAGGGTGGTCGGCAGGACGGCTGGATCGCCGATGACTACTTGCGTACCTTCCTCACACACAACGGCATGTCCAGGGTGGTGGGTGCAAGATCGGATGATGTCTTCGTCATCAATGATGCAGATGAAATCCCAGCACATGAGGGGCTTGTTTTCCTCAAGCTGTTTGATGGCTGGACGGAGCCTTTCGCCATCCACATGCGCAAG TCACTGTATGGATTTTTCTGGAAGCAGTTTGGCTCTCTAGAGGTGGTGTCAGGCTGCACGGTGGGGATGCTCCGCGATGTCTACGATGGTGACGGTATCAAGCTCCGCCGTCGCGAATACTACACCATGCCAGGTTTCCGTAAGTATGAGAATGACACAGGCCACATCCTGGTGCAGTGGTCAGTGGGCAGCCCCTTCCACTTCGCCGGGTGGCACTGCTCCTGGTGTTTCACTCCCGAGGGGATCTACTTCAAGCTGGTTTCAGCGCAGAATGGAGACTTCCCACGGTGGGGCGACTATGAGGACAAGCGTGATCTCAACTACATCCGTGATCTGATCAGGACCGGGGGCTGGTTCGATGGCTCCGTGCAGGAATATCCACCTGCGGACCCTAAAGAGCACATGTACGCCCCCAAGTACATGCTGGAGCACTCTGACAGGTACCACTACCTCCTGGAGAACCCTTACATCAAAGTGCCCAGACACAGTGAGGGCTAG
- the mgat3b gene encoding beta-1,4-mannosyl-glycoprotein 4-beta-N-acetylglucosaminyltransferase isoform X2: protein MCKRRCERMKMRRHRVFLLCTVGLCVISFLHYYKALHYVSLLRELSAPYPNIKSFIMVTGFFWREKGVSATPLSPASPEEAPPLPVLRQSDSKARIVADAAGGGGGRAGGGMDLGIGGVMVGGAGIIGNAGLQIRLREEPAPPHPWEKPEENQRGDTPNEDKAEDLLMLRNPSRPAQPARSDLPEVPLVGKEHWVVSHKDKLDDSFEVMGDLHTRTHQLQDDKTSYFVRTKAGALCFRQGTEVATPKEYSGKAGGSVANGVVEGARPGVAGLRKPLEVQQQSSIAPKAKARARGNGKRLVKCVCRPGWHGPYCGVPTMVYHSNLPTKERLTPRDTPRRVINAININHEFDLLHVRFRELAQAVDLFLVCESNFTAYGEKRPLTFLRLLLNGTYDYIRHKILYVFLDHFPEGGRQDGWIADDYLRTFLTHNGMSRVVGARSDDVFVINDADEIPAHEGLVFLKLFDGWTEPFAIHMRKSLYGFFWKQFGSLEVVSGCTVGMLRDVYDGDGIKLRRREYYTMPGFRKYENDTGHILVQWSVGSPFHFAGWHCSWCFTPEGIYFKLVSAQNGDFPRWGDYEDKRDLNYIRDLIRTGGWFDGSVQEYPPADPKEHMYAPKYMLEHSDRYHYLLENPYIKVPRHSEG, encoded by the exons GATGAAAATGCGGCGGCACAGGGTGTTCTTGCTGTGCACGGTGGGTCTGTGTGTCATCTCCTTCCTCCACTACTACAAGGCCCTTCACTACGTCTCCCTGCTGCGTGAGCTCTCCGCCCCGTACCCCAACATCAAATCCTTCATCATGGTCACAGGCTTCTTCTGGAGGGAAAAGGGTGTGTCTGCCACCCCTCTCAGCCCCGCATCCCCAGAAGAGGCTCCTCCACTACCTGTCCTCCGTCAGTCAGACAGCAAAGCTAGAATCGTGGCAGATGCTgcgggagggggaggaggaagggcaggaggagggatggaTTTGGGGATTGGGGGGGTCATGGTCGGAGGCGCTGGAATCATTGGCAACGCAGGGCTGCAGATCAGGTTGAGGGAGGAGCCGGCACCCCCTCACCCTTGGGAGAAACCAGAAGAGAACCAGCGGGGAGACACACCGAACGAG GACAAAGCTGAAGACCTCTTAATGCTGCGGAACCCCAGCCGCCCAGCACAAcctgccaggtctgaccttCCAGAGGTCCCATTGGTGGGAAAAGAGCACTGGGTGGTGTCACACAAGGATAAATTGGATGACTCCTTTGAAGTTATGGGAGACCTCCACACCCGCACTCACCAGCTTCAAGATGACAAAACCTCCTATTTTGTCCGAACCAAAGCTGGAGCCCTTTGCTTCAGGCAGGGGACAGAGGTGGCTACCCCAAAGGAGTACTCTGGGAAAGCAGGGGGGTCTGTAGCCAATGGAGTTGTCGAAGGTGCTCGACCTGGGGTTGCTGGGCTACGAAAACCTCTAGAGGTCCAGCAGCAATCCTCCATAGCTCCAAAAGCCAAGGCCAGGGCCAGGGGCAATGGGAAGCGTCtggtcaagtgtgtgtgtcggcCAGGGTGGCACGGACCTTACTGTGGGGTTCCCACAATGGTGTACCACTCCAATCTGCCCACCAAGGAGCGGCTGACGCCTAGAGACACCCCACGGAGGGTCATCAATGCCATCAACATTAACCACGAGTTTGACCTGCTGCATGTGCGCTTTCGTGAGCTTGCCCAAGCTGTTGATCTGTTCCTCGTTTGTGAATCCAACTTTACTGCCTATGGAGAGAAACGGCCTCTGAC TTTCTTGCGGCTTCTCCTCAATGGGACGTACGACTACATACGTCACAAGATCCTGTACGTGTTTCTCGACCACTTCCCAGAGGGTGGTCGGCAGGACGGCTGGATCGCCGATGACTACTTGCGTACCTTCCTCACACACAACGGCATGTCCAGGGTGGTGGGTGCAAGATCGGATGATGTCTTCGTCATCAATGATGCAGATGAAATCCCAGCACATGAGGGGCTTGTTTTCCTCAAGCTGTTTGATGGCTGGACGGAGCCTTTCGCCATCCACATGCGCAAG TCACTGTATGGATTTTTCTGGAAGCAGTTTGGCTCTCTAGAGGTGGTGTCAGGCTGCACGGTGGGGATGCTCCGCGATGTCTACGATGGTGACGGTATCAAGCTCCGCCGTCGCGAATACTACACCATGCCAGGTTTCCGTAAGTATGAGAATGACACAGGCCACATCCTGGTGCAGTGGTCAGTGGGCAGCCCCTTCCACTTCGCCGGGTGGCACTGCTCCTGGTGTTTCACTCCCGAGGGGATCTACTTCAAGCTGGTTTCAGCGCAGAATGGAGACTTCCCACGGTGGGGCGACTATGAGGACAAGCGTGATCTCAACTACATCCGTGATCTGATCAGGACCGGGGGCTGGTTCGATGGCTCCGTGCAGGAATATCCACCTGCGGACCCTAAAGAGCACATGTACGCCCCCAAGTACATGCTGGAGCACTCTGACAGGTACCACTACCTCCTGGAGAACCCTTACATCAAAGTGCCCAGACACAGTGAGGGCTAG
- the mgat3b gene encoding beta-1,4-mannosyl-glycoprotein 4-beta-N-acetylglucosaminyltransferase isoform X1, with protein MHHEPLKDIRHRHRWVPRRCLFAHGLNSTVDAQHCDLTRMKMRRHRVFLLCTVGLCVISFLHYYKALHYVSLLRELSAPYPNIKSFIMVTGFFWREKGVSATPLSPASPEEAPPLPVLRQSDSKARIVADAAGGGGGRAGGGMDLGIGGVMVGGAGIIGNAGLQIRLREEPAPPHPWEKPEENQRGDTPNEDKAEDLLMLRNPSRPAQPARSDLPEVPLVGKEHWVVSHKDKLDDSFEVMGDLHTRTHQLQDDKTSYFVRTKAGALCFRQGTEVATPKEYSGKAGGSVANGVVEGARPGVAGLRKPLEVQQQSSIAPKAKARARGNGKRLVKCVCRPGWHGPYCGVPTMVYHSNLPTKERLTPRDTPRRVINAININHEFDLLHVRFRELAQAVDLFLVCESNFTAYGEKRPLTFLRLLLNGTYDYIRHKILYVFLDHFPEGGRQDGWIADDYLRTFLTHNGMSRVVGARSDDVFVINDADEIPAHEGLVFLKLFDGWTEPFAIHMRKSLYGFFWKQFGSLEVVSGCTVGMLRDVYDGDGIKLRRREYYTMPGFRKYENDTGHILVQWSVGSPFHFAGWHCSWCFTPEGIYFKLVSAQNGDFPRWGDYEDKRDLNYIRDLIRTGGWFDGSVQEYPPADPKEHMYAPKYMLEHSDRYHYLLENPYIKVPRHSEG; from the exons GTGCCACGTCGCTGCTTGTTTGCCCATGGACTGAATTCAACAGTCGACGCACAGCATTGTGACTTGACCAG GATGAAAATGCGGCGGCACAGGGTGTTCTTGCTGTGCACGGTGGGTCTGTGTGTCATCTCCTTCCTCCACTACTACAAGGCCCTTCACTACGTCTCCCTGCTGCGTGAGCTCTCCGCCCCGTACCCCAACATCAAATCCTTCATCATGGTCACAGGCTTCTTCTGGAGGGAAAAGGGTGTGTCTGCCACCCCTCTCAGCCCCGCATCCCCAGAAGAGGCTCCTCCACTACCTGTCCTCCGTCAGTCAGACAGCAAAGCTAGAATCGTGGCAGATGCTgcgggagggggaggaggaagggcaggaggagggatggaTTTGGGGATTGGGGGGGTCATGGTCGGAGGCGCTGGAATCATTGGCAACGCAGGGCTGCAGATCAGGTTGAGGGAGGAGCCGGCACCCCCTCACCCTTGGGAGAAACCAGAAGAGAACCAGCGGGGAGACACACCGAACGAG GACAAAGCTGAAGACCTCTTAATGCTGCGGAACCCCAGCCGCCCAGCACAAcctgccaggtctgaccttCCAGAGGTCCCATTGGTGGGAAAAGAGCACTGGGTGGTGTCACACAAGGATAAATTGGATGACTCCTTTGAAGTTATGGGAGACCTCCACACCCGCACTCACCAGCTTCAAGATGACAAAACCTCCTATTTTGTCCGAACCAAAGCTGGAGCCCTTTGCTTCAGGCAGGGGACAGAGGTGGCTACCCCAAAGGAGTACTCTGGGAAAGCAGGGGGGTCTGTAGCCAATGGAGTTGTCGAAGGTGCTCGACCTGGGGTTGCTGGGCTACGAAAACCTCTAGAGGTCCAGCAGCAATCCTCCATAGCTCCAAAAGCCAAGGCCAGGGCCAGGGGCAATGGGAAGCGTCtggtcaagtgtgtgtgtcggcCAGGGTGGCACGGACCTTACTGTGGGGTTCCCACAATGGTGTACCACTCCAATCTGCCCACCAAGGAGCGGCTGACGCCTAGAGACACCCCACGGAGGGTCATCAATGCCATCAACATTAACCACGAGTTTGACCTGCTGCATGTGCGCTTTCGTGAGCTTGCCCAAGCTGTTGATCTGTTCCTCGTTTGTGAATCCAACTTTACTGCCTATGGAGAGAAACGGCCTCTGAC TTTCTTGCGGCTTCTCCTCAATGGGACGTACGACTACATACGTCACAAGATCCTGTACGTGTTTCTCGACCACTTCCCAGAGGGTGGTCGGCAGGACGGCTGGATCGCCGATGACTACTTGCGTACCTTCCTCACACACAACGGCATGTCCAGGGTGGTGGGTGCAAGATCGGATGATGTCTTCGTCATCAATGATGCAGATGAAATCCCAGCACATGAGGGGCTTGTTTTCCTCAAGCTGTTTGATGGCTGGACGGAGCCTTTCGCCATCCACATGCGCAAG TCACTGTATGGATTTTTCTGGAAGCAGTTTGGCTCTCTAGAGGTGGTGTCAGGCTGCACGGTGGGGATGCTCCGCGATGTCTACGATGGTGACGGTATCAAGCTCCGCCGTCGCGAATACTACACCATGCCAGGTTTCCGTAAGTATGAGAATGACACAGGCCACATCCTGGTGCAGTGGTCAGTGGGCAGCCCCTTCCACTTCGCCGGGTGGCACTGCTCCTGGTGTTTCACTCCCGAGGGGATCTACTTCAAGCTGGTTTCAGCGCAGAATGGAGACTTCCCACGGTGGGGCGACTATGAGGACAAGCGTGATCTCAACTACATCCGTGATCTGATCAGGACCGGGGGCTGGTTCGATGGCTCCGTGCAGGAATATCCACCTGCGGACCCTAAAGAGCACATGTACGCCCCCAAGTACATGCTGGAGCACTCTGACAGGTACCACTACCTCCTGGAGAACCCTTACATCAAAGTGCCCAGACACAGTGAGGGCTAG